From Panicum hallii strain FIL2 chromosome 2, PHallii_v3.1, whole genome shotgun sequence, a single genomic window includes:
- the LOC112879721 gene encoding uncharacterized protein LOC112879721 isoform X1: MEQLFMQAFERGDWLAAQVQQQVDSYSQTLACRLLAAGHRPPEWLLPSATLPQELNGKPIVLTGRHITTPAVNRTVFLPLAVPSTLSRNSEVPNGCAYPDTNCTVLDTSQHEEEQQDQTSPNQDISETCTAAKMFSRIQRSRSRQRHIEDRLHGKDQDAKSGSLDGMHKSDLGTLGSTRANASSSSIPCDDVANNAETTSSAPGQGSGFCAIHGRSIYFLKCDDNLENERVQSDGFQPQIVESKIISSDSDVGVNNKPSVRDPLSVPDLSKPSVADSVCHRVPEIHMLIEPKKLHFDGVESVCMNDTSERTGQQQESGVEGDHLGRIPSSENPSSTSSQGPYSVGRLLLDHVRWGHLNPDGAPVEHHHKYALECGHPEPTDMHSPNKKPSLTCPAEAPDSIAEPLLQKDTGHIPETNSLGRACPRVSRPLEMDRSNSYETNCSQRPCSVVNPLLENDTLQAIEDTEKLQSSNSHFSPPYSGPLQLPTKLADSRFGAHASSGTSPNSLLREEGHGQLSNLRINDRNNQCSQGRSALNLELLPPQNFSSNDVCQSSLLSYRMQSNDKHSTGCAAVNKFRSADNELSQEPYLSVRSSLELNGTIPDAAIPLGHRPLDMENEMLKANPVSDLVNCYSGRLDDDAQISKSYGGSADNRNNESVVLKVMPNNSSQRTSEMHGTERNSVVLSEKCIESLRQGKEQETPHAEDDVQINANSCTAENVEKRKSACTSESCEKSNKQQEDRGSAQKRSVADGVQINEGTSSKRKRIKCQDIALPSSYNTKPLSLNHHDVVDTHVVTAENFSGKSRPSGRYFLRSSGSGEFMPLKSGTKNDTMSCEISVASDVQQNRNSFPTLRNRSSLSELALCKSSSVKALSPHFGCGISSKIAVEEMDLQNCQAQLQNILDVATTPLPSSCNIAHDNMELCIQEENPYLRGEGLSVSTSSVEHQQLSLQMDEILSESVIVNPENYASTDTFPSYGSEEHGKQASAPIVLAHEKLSYGSGIEDRKLRSEDLTGRLLSDSSIPRQMDDESVDCNDTMPQFESFDFSVPFDSPTTEERTFEGLHDSRQFGPFSSDISKKYKMNSLSGMRQLLATMSGKAANYSSDDDEKQSNESIDGRITDIYGPCGLGHNGSFFTSDVVASCSSNDSDKQESSENPLTPAVEKYSLGKLSGKNGSVSEHMGSIPELSCFRIDEDSDIAEENEYQDILPGSAGTQRQSGRKVLQDITGLCQNTGNSAACSIGIMDTSDTDFTTESCSSELNHHPGLRNDGDNKKPKESYASLVKKGGKMSHSLRKRLSKTEARHMSDTNTGKPSKPSNIVANVASFIPLVKQKAQNAATCVKKDVRVKALEAAEAAKRLEEKKRNEREMRKAAAKLEREKLKQEKELKQKQEEEEKKKRDADVATRKRQRDEEERREKERKRKCVEEARKQQKQPMERRHANSEKDAHPKAFSLQKNLAESVKGQVKPDEMTSLGGKATKSNNEKVVAADERPASFGSQSQESIPQSLEESYIMTPYKDSDDEDDDFELKEESRRRRKLIPSWARGENLEKILLSNYALDHRKIFSQKCSSNLSEICPVHIPQRGFR; the protein is encoded by the exons ATGGAGCAGCTGTTCATGCAGGCCTTCGAGCGCGGGGACTGGCTGGCAGCTCAGGTGCAGCAGCAGGTCGACTCCTACTCCCAGACCCTCGCctgccgcctcctcgccgccggccacagGCCCCCGGAATGGCTTCTCCCTTCCGCCACCCTGCCCCAAG AGCTGAATGGCAAACCAATTGTTCTCACTGGAAGACATATTACAACACCAGCAGTCAATAGGACTGTCTTCCTGCCTCTAGCTGTTCCTAGCACTTTGTCCAGAAATTCGGAGGTTCCAAATGGATGTGCGTACCCAGACACTAATTGTACTGTTCTGGATACTAGCCAACATGAAGAGGAGCAGCAAGATCAGACTTCACCTAACCAGGACATTTCTGAGACTTGTACTGCAGCCAAAATGTTTTCAAGGATTCAGCGTTCCAGGTCAAGGCAAAGGCATATTGAAGATCGCCTACATGGAAAGGATCAGGATGCAAAGAGTGGAAGCCTTGATGGTATGCATAAGTCTGACCTTGGGACTTTGGGGTCAACCAGAGCAAATGCATCATCATCATCCATACCATGTGATGATGTTGCAAACAATGCTGAAACAACGTCATCAGCTCCAGGTCAGGGTAGTGGTTTTTGTGCCATTCATGGGAGGTCAATTTACTTCTTGAAGTGTGATGACAATCTTGAAAATGAACGAGTTCAATCAGATGGTTTCCAGCCACAGATTGTAGAGAGCAAAATTATCTCTTCTGATAGCGATGTCGGGGTCAATAACAAACCTTCTGTTAGAGATCCATTGAGTGTTCCAGATCTCTCTAAGCCAAGCGTTGCAGATAGTGTGTGCCACCGAGTTCCTGAAATTCACATGTTGATTGAGCCAAAAAAACTTCATTTTGATGGCGTTGAATCAGTTTGTATGAATGATACCAGTGAACGAACAGGCCAGCAACAGGAATCTGGTGTTGAAGGTGACCACCTTGGTAGAATTCCTTCGAGTGAAAACCCATCTTCTACCAGTTCTCAGGGACCTTATTCTGTGGGCAGGTTGTTGCTTGATCATGTTAGGTGGGGACACTTGAACCCTGATGGTGCACCAGTGGAGCATCATCACAAATATGCTTTAGAATGTGGCCATCCTGAGCCCACTGATATGCATTCTCCAAATAAGAAACCATCTCTGACGTGCCCTGCTGAAGCACCGGATTCTATCGCTGAACCATTGCTTCAAAAGGATACCGGGCATATTCCTGAAACCAATTCTTTGGGAAGAGCATGTCCCAGAGTCAGCCGACCTCTTGAAATGGATAGATCAAATAGTTATGAAACCAACTGTTCTCAAAGGCCTTGTTCTGTGGTCAACCCGCTGCTTGAAAATGATACATTGCAGGCTATTGAGGATACTGAAAAACTGCAGAGTTCAAATTCTCATTTCTCACCTCCATACAGTGGACCTTTGCAGCTACCTACCAAGCTAGCTGACTCAAGGTTTGGGGCTCATGCATCATCAGGAACATCACCAAACAGTTTGTTAAGGGAGGAAGGGCATGGACAGCTTTCAAATTTGCGAATAAATGACAGAAATAACCAATGCTCCCAAGGCAGGTCTGCTTTAAACCTAGAGCTGCTTCCACCTCAAAATTTTAGTTCCAATGATGTTTGTCAATCAAGCCTCTTATCTTATAGAATGCAAAGCAATGACAAACATTCCACTGGTTGCGCTGCTGTGAATAAGTTTAGGTCTGCAGATAATGAGCTTTCTCAGGAACCATATTTATCAGTCAGATCATCTTTGGAATTGAATGGGACTATTCCGGATGCCGCAATTCCATTAGGCCATCGTCCTCTGGACATGGAAAATGAGATGCTCAAAGCAAACCCAGTATCTGACTTGGTCAACTGTTATTCAGGAAGGTTGGATGATGATGCTCAGATCAGCAAATCATATGGTGGTTCTGCTGATAACAGAAACAACGAGTCTGTGGTTCTGAAAGTTATGCCCAATAATTCATCTCAAAGAACCAGCGAGATGCATGGAACAGAAAGGAACAGTGTGGTTTTGTCAGAAAAATGCATTGAAAGCCTGCGACAAG GAAAAGAACAAGAGACCCCTCATGCTGAGGATGATGTGCAAATAAATGCTAATTCATGCACAGCCGAGAATGTTGAGAAAAGAAAGTCTGCATGTACTTCAGAATCATGCGAGAAGAGCAATAAGCAACAGGAGGATAGAGGAAGTGCTCAGAAGAGGTCAGTTGCAGATGGTGTTCAGATAAATGAGGGTACGTCATCCAAGAGAAAACGAATAAAATGCCAAGACATTGCGCTTCCCAGTTCTTATAACACAAAGCCATTGTCTCTGAACCACCATGATGTCGTTGACACCCATGTGGTAACCGCAGAAAATTTCTCAGGGAAATCACGACCTTCAGGTCGTTACTTCTTAAGGAGTTCAGGATCTGGTGAGTTCATGCCTCTCAAGTCTGGGACAAAGAATGATACCATGAGCTGCGAGATATCAGTTGCAAGTGATGTTCAACAAAATAGGAATTCTTTTCCCACATTACGAAATAGGTCCAGCCTATCTGAGCTTGCCCTCTGTAAGTCTTCTAGTGTGAAGGCTTTATCACCTCATTTTGGTTGCGGTATCAGCAGCAAGATTGCAGTTGAAGAAATGGACCTCCAAAACTGTCAAGCACAGTTACAAAATATTTTGGATGTCGCGACAACTCCTTTGCCTAGCAGCTGTAATATTGCACATGATAACATGGAACTCTGCATCCAGGAG GAAAATCCTTACTTACGAGGTGAGGGCCTAAGTGTTTCTACTTCCAGTGTGGAACATCAGCAACTGTCTCTTCAGATGGATGAAATATTGTCTGAGAGTGTGATAGTAAATCCAGAAAATTATGCCAGCACTGATACATTTCCGAGTTATGGATCGGAAGAACATGGTAAACAGGCATCTGCTCCAATTGTATTGGCTCATGAGAAATTAAGTTATGGCTCTGGCATAGAAGATAGGAAACTTAGAAGTGAAGATCTAACAGGACGTTTGCTATCTGATTCCTCTATACCAAGACAAATGGATGATGAATCTGTGGACTGTAATGATACAATGCCCCAATTCGAGAGCTTTGACTTTTCTGTTCCATTTGACAGTCcaactactgaagaaaggacATTTGAGGGCCTTCATGATTCCAGACAATTTGGTCCCTTTAGTTCTGATATCTCCAAGAAGTATAAGATGAACAGTCTGAGTGGCATGCGTCAGCTATTGGCAACTATGTCAGGGAAAGCTGCAAACTATTCATCTGATGATGATGAAAAACAAAGCAATGAAAGTATTGATGGAAGAATAACAGATATTTATGGTCCATGTGGATTGGGACATAATGGTTCCTTTTTTACCTCTGATGTTGTAGCCTCGTGTTCTTCAAATGATAGCGACAAACAGGAGAGTAGTGAAAATCCATTGACCCCTGCAGTTGAAAAGTATAGTCTAGGGAAACTTTCAGGAAAAAATGGATCTGTTTCCGAGCATATGGGTTCAATTCCTGAGCTTTCGTGCTTCCGAATTGATGAAGACAGTGACATTGCAGAAGAAAATGAGTACCAAGACATATTACCTGGATCTGCAGGTACCCAGAGGCAATCTGGCAGAAAAGTACTTCAGGATATCACTGGATTATGTCAAAACACTGGGAATTCTGCGGCTTGTTCCATAGGTATCATGGATACAAGTGACACAGATTTCACCACAGAAAGTTGCAGCAGTGAACTCAATCATCATCCAGGTCTGAGGAATGATGGTGATAACAAGAAGCCCAAAGAAAGTTATGCTTCTTTAGTAAAGAAAGGAGGGAAAATGTCTCATTCTCTCCGTAAGAGATTAAGCAAGACAGAAGCAAGACACATGAGTGATACAAATACTGGCAAACCCTCTAAGCCTAGCAATATTGTTGCTAATGTGGCATCTTTTATACCTCTTGTAAAACAAAAGGCGCAAAACGCAGCAACATGTG TGAAAAAGGATGTTAGAGTGAAGGCACTTGAGGCAGCTGAAGCTGCAAAACGTCTTGAAGAAAAGAAACGAAATGAGCGTGAAATGCGCAAAGCAGCTGCAAAACTAGAGCGTGAGAAACTGAAGCAAGAGAAAGAATTAAAGCAAAAAcaggaagaggaagaaaagaagaaaagagatGCTGATGTCGCAACTAGAAAGAGGCAGAGGGATGAGGAGGAAAGaagggaaaaggagagaaaaaggAAATGTGTTGAAGAAGCTCGAAAACAACAGAAGCAGCCTATGGAAAGAAGGCACGCCAACAGTGAGAAAGATGCTCACCCAAAAGCTTTT TCATTGCAGAAGAATTTGGCTGAATCAGTGAAAGGCCAAGTGAAACCTGATGAAATGACAAGTCTTGGAGGTAAGGCCACTAAAAGCAACAATGAAAAGGTTGTGGCAGCTGATGAGAGACCTGCAAGTTTTGGATCTCAATCTCAGGAAAGTATCCCCCAGAGTCTTGAAGAG TCTTACATTATGACTCCATATAAAGATTctgatgatgaggatgatgatTTTGAACTTAAAGAAGAATCAAGACGGAGAAGGAAATTGATTCCATCATGGGCTCG GGGAGAGAACTTGGAAAAAATCTTACTATCCAATTATGCTTTGGACCATAGAAAAATCTTTTCACAAAAATGCTCCTCTAACCTATCTGAAA TTTGTCCAGTCCATATTCCGCAACGTGGTTTCAGAtga
- the LOC112879721 gene encoding uncharacterized protein LOC112879721 isoform X2, producing MEQLFMQAFERGDWLAAQVQQQVDSYSQTLACRLLAAGHRPPEWLLPSATLPQELNGKPIVLTGRHITTPAVNRTVFLPLAVPSTLSRNSEVPNGCAYPDTNCTVLDTSQHEEEQQDQTSPNQDISETCTAAKMFSRIQRSRSRQRHIEDRLHGKDQDAKSGSLDGMHKSDLGTLGSTRANASSSSIPCDDVANNAETTSSAPGQGSGFCAIHGRSIYFLKCDDNLENERVQSDGFQPQIVESKIISSDSDVGVNNKPSVRDPLSVPDLSKPSVADSVCHRVPEIHMLIEPKKLHFDGVESVCMNDTSERTGQQQESGVEGDHLGRIPSSENPSSTSSQGPYSVGRLLLDHVRWGHLNPDGAPVEHHHKYALECGHPEPTDMHSPNKKPSLTCPAEAPDSIAEPLLQKDTGHIPETNSLGRACPRVSRPLEMDRSNSYETNCSQRPCSVVNPLLENDTLQAIEDTEKLQSSNSHFSPPYSGPLQLPTKLADSRFGAHASSGTSPNSLLREEGHGQLSNLRINDRNNQCSQGRSALNLELLPPQNFSSNDVCQSSLLSYRMQSNDKHSTGCAAVNKFRSADNELSQEPYLSVRSSLELNGTIPDAAIPLGHRPLDMENEMLKANPVSDLVNCYSGRLDDDAQISKSYGGSADNRNNESVVLKVMPNNSSQRTSEMHGTERNSVVLSEKCIESLRQGKEQETPHAEDDVQINANSCTAENVEKRKSACTSESCEKSNKQQEDRGSAQKRSVADGVQINEGTSSKRKRIKCQDIALPSSYNTKPLSLNHHDVVDTHVVTAENFSGKSRPSGRYFLRSSGSGEFMPLKSGTKNDTMSCEISVASDVQQNRNSFPTLRNRSSLSELALCKSSSVKALSPHFGCGISSKIAVEEMDLQNCQAQLQNILDVATTPLPSSCNIAHDNMELCIQEENPYLRGEGLSVSTSSVEHQQLSLQMDEILSESVIVNPENYASTDTFPSYGSEEHGKQASAPIVLAHEKLSYGSGIEDRKLRSEDLTGRLLSDSSIPRQMDDESVDCNDTMPQFESFDFSVPFDSPTTEERTFEGLHDSRQFGPFSSDISKKYKMNSLSGMRQLLATMSGKAANYSSDDDEKQSNESIDGRITDIYGPCGLGHNGSFFTSDVVASCSSNDSDKQESSENPLTPAVEKYSLGKLSGKNGSVSEHMGSIPELSCFRIDEDSDIAEENEYQDILPGSAGTQRQSGRKVLQDITGLCQNTGNSAACSIGIMDTSDTDFTTESCSSELNHHPGLRNDGDNKKPKESYASLVKKGGKMSHSLRKRLSKTEARHMSDTNTGKPSKPSNIVANVASFIPLVKQKAQNAATCVKKDVRVKALEAAEAAKRLEEKKRNEREMRKAAAKLEREKLKQEKELKQKQEEEEKKKRDADVATRKRQRDEEERREKERKRKCVEEARKQQKQPMERRHANSEKDAHPKAFKNLAESVKGQVKPDEMTSLGGKATKSNNEKVVAADERPASFGSQSQESIPQSLEESYIMTPYKDSDDEDDDFELKEESRRRRKLIPSWARGENLEKILLSNYALDHRKIFSQKCSSNLSEICPVHIPQRGFR from the exons ATGGAGCAGCTGTTCATGCAGGCCTTCGAGCGCGGGGACTGGCTGGCAGCTCAGGTGCAGCAGCAGGTCGACTCCTACTCCCAGACCCTCGCctgccgcctcctcgccgccggccacagGCCCCCGGAATGGCTTCTCCCTTCCGCCACCCTGCCCCAAG AGCTGAATGGCAAACCAATTGTTCTCACTGGAAGACATATTACAACACCAGCAGTCAATAGGACTGTCTTCCTGCCTCTAGCTGTTCCTAGCACTTTGTCCAGAAATTCGGAGGTTCCAAATGGATGTGCGTACCCAGACACTAATTGTACTGTTCTGGATACTAGCCAACATGAAGAGGAGCAGCAAGATCAGACTTCACCTAACCAGGACATTTCTGAGACTTGTACTGCAGCCAAAATGTTTTCAAGGATTCAGCGTTCCAGGTCAAGGCAAAGGCATATTGAAGATCGCCTACATGGAAAGGATCAGGATGCAAAGAGTGGAAGCCTTGATGGTATGCATAAGTCTGACCTTGGGACTTTGGGGTCAACCAGAGCAAATGCATCATCATCATCCATACCATGTGATGATGTTGCAAACAATGCTGAAACAACGTCATCAGCTCCAGGTCAGGGTAGTGGTTTTTGTGCCATTCATGGGAGGTCAATTTACTTCTTGAAGTGTGATGACAATCTTGAAAATGAACGAGTTCAATCAGATGGTTTCCAGCCACAGATTGTAGAGAGCAAAATTATCTCTTCTGATAGCGATGTCGGGGTCAATAACAAACCTTCTGTTAGAGATCCATTGAGTGTTCCAGATCTCTCTAAGCCAAGCGTTGCAGATAGTGTGTGCCACCGAGTTCCTGAAATTCACATGTTGATTGAGCCAAAAAAACTTCATTTTGATGGCGTTGAATCAGTTTGTATGAATGATACCAGTGAACGAACAGGCCAGCAACAGGAATCTGGTGTTGAAGGTGACCACCTTGGTAGAATTCCTTCGAGTGAAAACCCATCTTCTACCAGTTCTCAGGGACCTTATTCTGTGGGCAGGTTGTTGCTTGATCATGTTAGGTGGGGACACTTGAACCCTGATGGTGCACCAGTGGAGCATCATCACAAATATGCTTTAGAATGTGGCCATCCTGAGCCCACTGATATGCATTCTCCAAATAAGAAACCATCTCTGACGTGCCCTGCTGAAGCACCGGATTCTATCGCTGAACCATTGCTTCAAAAGGATACCGGGCATATTCCTGAAACCAATTCTTTGGGAAGAGCATGTCCCAGAGTCAGCCGACCTCTTGAAATGGATAGATCAAATAGTTATGAAACCAACTGTTCTCAAAGGCCTTGTTCTGTGGTCAACCCGCTGCTTGAAAATGATACATTGCAGGCTATTGAGGATACTGAAAAACTGCAGAGTTCAAATTCTCATTTCTCACCTCCATACAGTGGACCTTTGCAGCTACCTACCAAGCTAGCTGACTCAAGGTTTGGGGCTCATGCATCATCAGGAACATCACCAAACAGTTTGTTAAGGGAGGAAGGGCATGGACAGCTTTCAAATTTGCGAATAAATGACAGAAATAACCAATGCTCCCAAGGCAGGTCTGCTTTAAACCTAGAGCTGCTTCCACCTCAAAATTTTAGTTCCAATGATGTTTGTCAATCAAGCCTCTTATCTTATAGAATGCAAAGCAATGACAAACATTCCACTGGTTGCGCTGCTGTGAATAAGTTTAGGTCTGCAGATAATGAGCTTTCTCAGGAACCATATTTATCAGTCAGATCATCTTTGGAATTGAATGGGACTATTCCGGATGCCGCAATTCCATTAGGCCATCGTCCTCTGGACATGGAAAATGAGATGCTCAAAGCAAACCCAGTATCTGACTTGGTCAACTGTTATTCAGGAAGGTTGGATGATGATGCTCAGATCAGCAAATCATATGGTGGTTCTGCTGATAACAGAAACAACGAGTCTGTGGTTCTGAAAGTTATGCCCAATAATTCATCTCAAAGAACCAGCGAGATGCATGGAACAGAAAGGAACAGTGTGGTTTTGTCAGAAAAATGCATTGAAAGCCTGCGACAAG GAAAAGAACAAGAGACCCCTCATGCTGAGGATGATGTGCAAATAAATGCTAATTCATGCACAGCCGAGAATGTTGAGAAAAGAAAGTCTGCATGTACTTCAGAATCATGCGAGAAGAGCAATAAGCAACAGGAGGATAGAGGAAGTGCTCAGAAGAGGTCAGTTGCAGATGGTGTTCAGATAAATGAGGGTACGTCATCCAAGAGAAAACGAATAAAATGCCAAGACATTGCGCTTCCCAGTTCTTATAACACAAAGCCATTGTCTCTGAACCACCATGATGTCGTTGACACCCATGTGGTAACCGCAGAAAATTTCTCAGGGAAATCACGACCTTCAGGTCGTTACTTCTTAAGGAGTTCAGGATCTGGTGAGTTCATGCCTCTCAAGTCTGGGACAAAGAATGATACCATGAGCTGCGAGATATCAGTTGCAAGTGATGTTCAACAAAATAGGAATTCTTTTCCCACATTACGAAATAGGTCCAGCCTATCTGAGCTTGCCCTCTGTAAGTCTTCTAGTGTGAAGGCTTTATCACCTCATTTTGGTTGCGGTATCAGCAGCAAGATTGCAGTTGAAGAAATGGACCTCCAAAACTGTCAAGCACAGTTACAAAATATTTTGGATGTCGCGACAACTCCTTTGCCTAGCAGCTGTAATATTGCACATGATAACATGGAACTCTGCATCCAGGAG GAAAATCCTTACTTACGAGGTGAGGGCCTAAGTGTTTCTACTTCCAGTGTGGAACATCAGCAACTGTCTCTTCAGATGGATGAAATATTGTCTGAGAGTGTGATAGTAAATCCAGAAAATTATGCCAGCACTGATACATTTCCGAGTTATGGATCGGAAGAACATGGTAAACAGGCATCTGCTCCAATTGTATTGGCTCATGAGAAATTAAGTTATGGCTCTGGCATAGAAGATAGGAAACTTAGAAGTGAAGATCTAACAGGACGTTTGCTATCTGATTCCTCTATACCAAGACAAATGGATGATGAATCTGTGGACTGTAATGATACAATGCCCCAATTCGAGAGCTTTGACTTTTCTGTTCCATTTGACAGTCcaactactgaagaaaggacATTTGAGGGCCTTCATGATTCCAGACAATTTGGTCCCTTTAGTTCTGATATCTCCAAGAAGTATAAGATGAACAGTCTGAGTGGCATGCGTCAGCTATTGGCAACTATGTCAGGGAAAGCTGCAAACTATTCATCTGATGATGATGAAAAACAAAGCAATGAAAGTATTGATGGAAGAATAACAGATATTTATGGTCCATGTGGATTGGGACATAATGGTTCCTTTTTTACCTCTGATGTTGTAGCCTCGTGTTCTTCAAATGATAGCGACAAACAGGAGAGTAGTGAAAATCCATTGACCCCTGCAGTTGAAAAGTATAGTCTAGGGAAACTTTCAGGAAAAAATGGATCTGTTTCCGAGCATATGGGTTCAATTCCTGAGCTTTCGTGCTTCCGAATTGATGAAGACAGTGACATTGCAGAAGAAAATGAGTACCAAGACATATTACCTGGATCTGCAGGTACCCAGAGGCAATCTGGCAGAAAAGTACTTCAGGATATCACTGGATTATGTCAAAACACTGGGAATTCTGCGGCTTGTTCCATAGGTATCATGGATACAAGTGACACAGATTTCACCACAGAAAGTTGCAGCAGTGAACTCAATCATCATCCAGGTCTGAGGAATGATGGTGATAACAAGAAGCCCAAAGAAAGTTATGCTTCTTTAGTAAAGAAAGGAGGGAAAATGTCTCATTCTCTCCGTAAGAGATTAAGCAAGACAGAAGCAAGACACATGAGTGATACAAATACTGGCAAACCCTCTAAGCCTAGCAATATTGTTGCTAATGTGGCATCTTTTATACCTCTTGTAAAACAAAAGGCGCAAAACGCAGCAACATGTG TGAAAAAGGATGTTAGAGTGAAGGCACTTGAGGCAGCTGAAGCTGCAAAACGTCTTGAAGAAAAGAAACGAAATGAGCGTGAAATGCGCAAAGCAGCTGCAAAACTAGAGCGTGAGAAACTGAAGCAAGAGAAAGAATTAAAGCAAAAAcaggaagaggaagaaaagaagaaaagagatGCTGATGTCGCAACTAGAAAGAGGCAGAGGGATGAGGAGGAAAGaagggaaaaggagagaaaaaggAAATGTGTTGAAGAAGCTCGAAAACAACAGAAGCAGCCTATGGAAAGAAGGCACGCCAACAGTGAGAAAGATGCTCACCCAAAAGCTTTT AAGAATTTGGCTGAATCAGTGAAAGGCCAAGTGAAACCTGATGAAATGACAAGTCTTGGAGGTAAGGCCACTAAAAGCAACAATGAAAAGGTTGTGGCAGCTGATGAGAGACCTGCAAGTTTTGGATCTCAATCTCAGGAAAGTATCCCCCAGAGTCTTGAAGAG TCTTACATTATGACTCCATATAAAGATTctgatgatgaggatgatgatTTTGAACTTAAAGAAGAATCAAGACGGAGAAGGAAATTGATTCCATCATGGGCTCG GGGAGAGAACTTGGAAAAAATCTTACTATCCAATTATGCTTTGGACCATAGAAAAATCTTTTCACAAAAATGCTCCTCTAACCTATCTGAAA TTTGTCCAGTCCATATTCCGCAACGTGGTTTCAGAtga